One region of Trichosurus vulpecula isolate mTriVul1 chromosome 1, mTriVul1.pri, whole genome shotgun sequence genomic DNA includes:
- the LOC118849890 gene encoding glutathione S-transferase P-like, which translates to MPPYTITYFPVRGRCEATRMLLADQGQDWKEDVVTMDMWMKGDLKASCLYGQLPKFTDGDLTLYQSNAILRYLGRKYGLYGKDDREQALLDVANDGLEDLRRKYLGLIYQNYISFADYNLLDLLLVHQTLAPQCVDDFPLLSAYVARLSSRPKLKAFLASPQHTGLPINGNGKQ; encoded by the coding sequence ATGCCTCCTTACACCATCACCTACTTCCCTGTCAGAGGGCGATGCGAGGCCACGCGGATGCTCCTGGCTGACCAGGGCCAGGATTGGAAGGAGGATGTAGTGACCATGGACATGTGGATGAAGGGGGACCTCAAGGCCAGCTGTCTCTACGGCCAGCTCCCCAAATTCACAGACGGAGACTTGACCCTGTACCAGAGCAATGCCATCCTGAGATACCTGGGGCGCAAATATGGGCTCTATGGGAAGGATGATCGAGAACAGGCTCTCTTGGATGTGGCCAATGACGGGTTGGAGGACCTCAGGCGCAAGTACCTTGGCCTCATCTACCAGAATTATATCTCTTTCGCGGATTACAATCTGCTGGACCTGCTGTTGGTTCACCAGACATTGGCTCCCCAGTGCGTGGATGACTTCCCCTTACTGTCTGCCTATGTTGCTCGTCTCTCCTCCCGGCCCAAGCTCAAAGCCTTCCTGGCCTCACCCCAGCACACTGGTCTCCCCATCAATGGCAATGGTAAACAGTGA